Below is a window of Rhodoglobus vestalii DNA.
CCGGCATTGGTGGCGGCAACGATGAACGTGAGCAGACTCTCAACCAGCTACTGGTCGAGATGGACGGCTTTGATGCAACGGCCAACGTGATTCTCATTGCGGCCACCAACCGCCCCGACGTTCTCGACCCCGCGCTTCTTCGCCCCGGTCGCTTTGACCGCCAGATTGGTGTGGATTCTCCCGACCTGAAGGGTCGCAAGCAGATCCTTGAAGTACACGGCAAGGGTAAGCCGATGGCTGACGGCGTCGACCTCGAAGTTCTTGCACGTAAGACCCCGGGGTTCACCGGTGCCGACCTCGCCAATGTGCTAAACGAAGCGGCACTGCTAACAGCCCGCTCTAACGCGCAGCTCATCGACAACCGTGCCCTCGACGAGGCCGTCGACCGTGTGATGGCCGGACCTCAGCGTCGTTCGCGTCTCATGAACGACAAAGAGAAGCTCATCACCGCCTACCACGAGGGCGGTCACGCAGTCGCTGCAGCGTCAATGCGCAACACTGACCCCGTCACGAAGATCACGATTCTTCCCCGTGGGCGTGCGCTCGGCTACACGATGGTGATGCCGCTCGAAGACAAGTACTCGGTTACGCGCAACGAGTTGCTCGATCAACTCGCCTACGCGATGGGTGGCCGTGTTGCCGAAGAAATCGTGTTCCACGATCCCACCACCGGGGCATCCAACGACATCGAAAAGGCGACCTCGATTGCTCGCCGCATGGTCACCGAATATGGCATGAGCGCCAGGATCGGTTCCGTGAAACTGGGCACCGGATCGGGCGAACCGTTCATGGGCCGCGACATGGGCGCAACCCGCGAATACTCCGACGAGCTGGCCAAGATCATCGACGAAGAAATTCGTGTACTGATCGATCAGGCTCATGATGAGGCCTGGCAGATGCTCAACGAGAACCGCAAAGTACTCGACAAGCTCGCTCGTGAACTGCTCGAAAAAGAAACTCTCGACCATGTTCAACTTGAGAAGATCTTCACGGGCATAGCGAAGCTTCCCGAGCGCCCGCAATGGCTCTCCAGTGACGCTCGCCCCGTCTCGCAGTTGCCTCCCATCAAGGTGCCGAAGAAGGCGGTCGTTGCAGCGGAGGCCACCGATGGTAACGACGGGACCCCGGCGAAGCCCGCACGCAAACCGCGGCCACGCAAGTCGCCCGGCGTCGCGACAGCGTAGAACCCCATGTCAATCGACGTAGCACGAATCGAAGCTGCGGTAGCAGAAATGCTCAGTGCTGTTGGTGAGGATCCGGCGCGGGCCGGCCTCACCGCCACGCCGCGTCGCGTCGCCGAAGCGTATTCCGAATTCTTCGCCGGCAATGAGCTGAACGCGCTCGATCACCTCTCAGACAGTATCGAATTCACCGCAAAAGCCGATCAAACGGGGGAGCTTGTGCTCGTGCGCGACATCGAGTTCCGCTCGATGTGTGAGCATCACCTGCTGCCCTTCCTTGGTGTCGCCCACGTTGCGTACGTGCCCGATGAGCGCATCATCGGCCTCGGCAATATCGCTCGTGTGGTTGAGACCATCTCCGCGCGGGCTCAATTGCAAGAGCGGCTCACCGAAGAGATCACTGAGGCGATCAACGACGGTCTCTCTCCGCGCGGCGTCCTTGTGGTCATTGACGCCGTCCACGGCTGTGTTTCAACGCGGGGCCCCCGCCAAACTGCCAGCTCAACAGTCACACTCGCCTCACGCGGAGTTCTGAGCGATCCACTCGAGCGTGCCGAAGTAATGGCGCTCATCGGCAGCCGTGGCGGCGATGGATAGCACACCGCTGCTGTCCGCTGACCGGGTCTTGCCCGTTCCGCGGGTGATGGGCATTCTCAACGTGACCCCCGATTCTTTTAGTGATGGCGGTCGCTACGAACACGTCGATCGGGCCATCGCGCACGGCATCCTGCTGCGCGATCAGGGCGCCGCTGTGGTGGATGTCGGCGGAGAATCGACGCGCCCCGG
It encodes the following:
- the ftsH gene encoding ATP-dependent zinc metalloprotease FtsH; this encodes MDFKRIFRGPVPYIIIGIAAVAIAATLLLGEGFKEISTQEGLGLLEGSTVTSATIIDGEQRVDLELSKAAGDNGMKVQFFYVAPRGEEVVSAINAADLSAFNDRVPQENFFVSFLSIMLPFLIIGIIFFFIFSRMQGGGGKVMQFGKSKAKLVGTDSPQTTFADVAGADEAIEELEEIKDFLKEPAKFLAVGARIPKGVLLYGPPGTGKTLLAKATAGEAGVPFYTISGSDFVEMFVGVGASRVRDLFDQAKKNSPAIIFIDEIDAVGRHRGAGIGGGNDEREQTLNQLLVEMDGFDATANVILIAATNRPDVLDPALLRPGRFDRQIGVDSPDLKGRKQILEVHGKGKPMADGVDLEVLARKTPGFTGADLANVLNEAALLTARSNAQLIDNRALDEAVDRVMAGPQRRSRLMNDKEKLITAYHEGGHAVAAASMRNTDPVTKITILPRGRALGYTMVMPLEDKYSVTRNELLDQLAYAMGGRVAEEIVFHDPTTGASNDIEKATSIARRMVTEYGMSARIGSVKLGTGSGEPFMGRDMGATREYSDELAKIIDEEIRVLIDQAHDEAWQMLNENRKVLDKLARELLEKETLDHVQLEKIFTGIAKLPERPQWLSSDARPVSQLPPIKVPKKAVVAAEATDGNDGTPAKPARKPRPRKSPGVATA
- the folE gene encoding GTP cyclohydrolase I FolE, with protein sequence MSIDVARIEAAVAEMLSAVGEDPARAGLTATPRRVAEAYSEFFAGNELNALDHLSDSIEFTAKADQTGELVLVRDIEFRSMCEHHLLPFLGVAHVAYVPDERIIGLGNIARVVETISARAQLQERLTEEITEAINDGLSPRGVLVVIDAVHGCVSTRGPRQTASSTVTLASRGVLSDPLERAEVMALIGSRGGDG